A genomic region of Nymphaea colorata isolate Beijing-Zhang1983 chromosome 2, ASM883128v2, whole genome shotgun sequence contains the following coding sequences:
- the LOC116247373 gene encoding eukaryotic peptide chain release factor subunit 1-3-like, whose amino-acid sequence MSLCTNLNLTDSILSGISSGQSSLAMAGVQKTDKNIEVWKVKKLIKALEAARGNGTSMISLIMPPRDQISRVNKMLGDEFGTASNIKSRVNRQSVLGAITSAQQRLKLYNKVPPNGLVLYTGTIVTQDGKEKKVTIDFEPFRPINASLYLCDNKFHTEALNELIESDERFGFIVMDGNGALFGTLSGNSREVLHQFQVDLPKKHGRGGQSALRFARLRMEKRHNYVRKTAEYATQFFINPAKSQPNVAGIVLAGSADFKTELSQSHMFDQRLQEKVLNVVDVSYGGESGFNQAIELSSEVLSNVKFIQEKKLIGKYFEEISQDTGKYVFGVDDTLKALEMGAVDTLIVWENVDIDRLTLKNNVTGDVIIKHLTKEQEADQNNFIDKASSTVLQVADKMPLLEWFADEYKRFGCTLQFVTNKSQQGSQFCRGFGGIGGLLRYQLDLRSFDGLSGDEDDLE is encoded by the exons ATGTCCCTGTGCACAAATTTGAATCTAACGGATAGCATCTTAAGTGGAATATCTAGTGGACAG AGCTCTCTTGCAATGGCTGGCGTTCAAAAAACAGATAAGAACATAGAAGTATGGAAGGTTAAAAAGCTGATTAAAGCTCTCGAAGCTGCTCGAGGAAATGGAACCAGCATGATCTCTTTGATTATGCCACCACGGGATCAAATATCTCGAGTTAATAAGATGCTAGGTGATGAATTTGGAACTGCCTCAAATATTAAGAGTAGAGTAAACCGCCAGTCTGTATTAGGTGCCATTACCTCTGCTCAGCAGCGATTGAAACTTTACAACAAGGTTCCTCCAAATGGACTGGTACTATACACTGGAACTATTGTCACACAAgatgggaaagaaaagaaggttaCAATTGATTTTGAACCATTCAGGCCTATCAATGCTTCTCTTTATCTTTGTGATAACAAATTCCATACTGAGGCACTGAATGAACTGATAGAGTCTGATGAAAGGTTTGGTTTCATAGTCATGGATGGAAATGGAGCACTTTTTGGCACATTAAGTGGCAACTCTCGTGAGGTTCTTCACCAATTTCAGGTTGATCTTCCTAAGAAGCATGGAAGAGGAGGACAATCTGCTCTTCGTTTTGCTCGTCTTCGGATGGAGAAGCGCCATAATTATGTGAGGAAGACTGCAGAGTATGCTACACAATTCTTCATTAATCCTGCTAAAAGTCAGCCCAATGTTGCTGGTATTGTTTTAGCTGGATCTGCAGATTTCAAGACAGAGTTGAGCCAATCTCATATGTTTGATCAACGACTACAGGAAAAGGTGTTAAATGTTGTTGATGTTTCTTATGGAGGGGAGAGTGGCTTCAATCAAGCCATTGAATTGTCTTCAGAGGTCCTATCTAATGTGAAGTTTATACAGGAAAAGAAATTGATAGGGAAGTACTTTGAGGAGATAAGTCAGGACACGGGGAAATATGTCTTTGGTGTGGATGACACATTGAAGGCTTTGGAAATGGGTGCAGTTGACACCCTAATTGTTTGGGAGAATGTGGACATTGACAGATTAACACTTAAGAACAATGTGACTGGGGATGTTATTATAAAGCATTTAACTAAAGAACAAGAGGCTGATCAGAACAACTTCATTGATAAGGCTTCATCAACTGTTCTTCAAGTAGCTGATAAGATGCCTCTGTTGGAGTGGTTTGCGGATGAGTACAAGCGTTTTGGATGCACTCTGCAATTTGTTACAAACAAATCTCAACAGGGCTCCCAGTTCTGCAGAGGATTTGGTGGTATTGGTGGTCTCCTTCGCTATCAACTTGATTTGAGGTCATTTGATGGCCTTTCTGGCGATGAGGATGACTTAGAATGA